In Zunongwangia sp. HGR-M22, the sequence TCACCCTGTTCAAAATGATCGCAAGCAATTCTGGAAGGCGCTTCGTTATTTGGATCTAAAACATAGGTTTGGATGTCATACTTACGTGTGTCGTAAAGCATCATTTTGCCCAATTGGCCACCGCCAAGAATACCCAGTTTAAAATTTGAAGAAAAATAATTAATCATATTTAAGGCTGTTTGTGCAAAAATAAATTTTTAAGGAAGACTGTACTATTTATTCTTGCAGAAATTGGGTGAGTGTTGTAAATGAGATTCCGTATCTTTGCTTCCTTAAAAAAAGCAGATTTTGGTAAAAATACACGATATTGTTTTTGAACCTTATGTGAGTGAGGAAGAAATTGATACAGCAATAACAAAAATCGCAGAAAAGCTTAACGCAGATTATGAAAATGAGCGTCCTGTTTTTTTAAGCGTGCTTAATGGCTCTTTTATGTTTACTTCTGAAGTGATGAAAAAGTTCAAAAGAGAGTGTGATATTCAGTTTGTAAAATTAGGATCTTACCAGGGCACAGAATCTACAGGAGATGTAAGAACTTTAATAGGTCTTAATAAATCTCTTGCGGGTAAAAAAGTGGTGATTTTGGAGGATATTGTAGATACCGGAGGCACGTTGCAAGAGCTGGATAAAATTTTGAGAGAAAAAAATGTGAGTGATTATAAGGTTGCTACATTATTTTATAAACCCTCCATGTATCGCGGAAGTATAAATATTGATTACGCAGGAATCGAAATTCCTAATGAATTTATAGTGGGCTATGGTCTAGATTATGATGGTTTAGGAAGAAATCTTACAGCAGTATACAAACGTAAATCGTAAACAAAATAACATGACAAATTTGGTACTCTTTGGTCCTCCTGGTGCGGGCAAAGGAACTCAGGCAGATATTCTTAAAGAAAAATATCAATTAGTACATATTTCTACAGGCGATGTTTTTAGATACAACATCAAAAATCAAACAGAACTTGGTTTAACCGCAAAATCGTTTATCGATAAAGGTCAGCTAGTGCCAGACGAGGTTACTATCAATATGCTAAATGCTGAAGTGGATAAAAATCCTGATGCTAAAGGTTTTATTTTTGATGGATTTCCAAGAACCGAAAATCAGGCAGATTCATTGGCTACTTCTCTTCAAGGTAAAGGCACCGAAGTGAAAGCAATGATTGCTTTAGAAGTAGAGGATGAGGTTTTGGTAAAACGTTTATTGGAGAGAGGAAAAACCTCTGGAAGGAAAGACGATGCCGATGAAGCAGTAATTAGAAATAGAATTAAAGTATACTACGACGAGACTGCGATATTAAAAGAGTATTACGAGAAACAAGATAAATATTATGGTGTTGATGGTGTAGGTTCTGTAGAAGAAATTACAGCAAGAATCAGCAACGTGATCGACAAATTATAATTCGAATTTAGATAATGAGAGAAGGGAATTTTATAGACTACGTTAAGTTACATGTATCTTCTGGAAATGGTGGATCTGGTTCTTCACATTTGCATCGCGAAAAATATGTAGCAAAAGGTGGCCCAGATGGTGGTGATGGTGGTCGTGGAGGTCACGTAATTTTACGTGGAAATAAAAACCTTTGGACATTATTTGAATTTAGTTTTAGAAGGCATGTGCGTGCTGAGCATGGCGGTAACGGAGGTAAGCAAAGAAGCTCTGGTGCCGATGGGCAGGACGAAATTGTAGACGTGCCTTTGGGAACGGTAATTAGAGATACCGAAACCCAAGAAATTATAGATGAAGTTACCGAAGATGGCCAGGAGGTCATTATCGCTGAAGGCGGTATGGGTGGTCGTGGTAATTGGCATTTTAAAACTTCTACCAATCAAACGCCACGTTACTCTCAACCGGGTATCGATGGACAGGAATTAGACATAACTTTAGAACTTAAAGTGTTGGCCGATGTAGGTTTAGTAGGTTTTCCAAATGCAGGAAAATCTACTTTACTGTCGGTGATAACTTCGGCAAAACCTAAAATTGCCGATTATGAATTCACTACACTAAAACCCAATCTGGGGATCGTAAAATATCGTGACTTCAAATCTTTTGTGGTTGCCGATATTCCGGGAATTATTGAAGGTGCTGCGGAAGGAAAAGGACTTGGATACCGTTTTTTAAGACATATTGAACGAAATTCGACATTATTATTTCTGGTTCCAGCCGATGCAGAAGATGTA encodes:
- a CDS encoding adenylate kinase — translated: MTNLVLFGPPGAGKGTQADILKEKYQLVHISTGDVFRYNIKNQTELGLTAKSFIDKGQLVPDEVTINMLNAEVDKNPDAKGFIFDGFPRTENQADSLATSLQGKGTEVKAMIALEVEDEVLVKRLLERGKTSGRKDDADEAVIRNRIKVYYDETAILKEYYEKQDKYYGVDGVGSVEEITARISNVIDKL
- the obgE gene encoding GTPase ObgE produces the protein MREGNFIDYVKLHVSSGNGGSGSSHLHREKYVAKGGPDGGDGGRGGHVILRGNKNLWTLFEFSFRRHVRAEHGGNGGKQRSSGADGQDEIVDVPLGTVIRDTETQEIIDEVTEDGQEVIIAEGGMGGRGNWHFKTSTNQTPRYSQPGIDGQELDITLELKVLADVGLVGFPNAGKSTLLSVITSAKPKIADYEFTTLKPNLGIVKYRDFKSFVVADIPGIIEGAAEGKGLGYRFLRHIERNSTLLFLVPADAEDVTKEYEILVDELRRYNPEMLDKDRLIAVSKTDMLDDELKAELKAELDENLPVPYLFISSVAQQGLTELKDKLWEMLNKDPEDRK
- the hpt gene encoding hypoxanthine phosphoribosyltransferase; translated protein: MVKIHDIVFEPYVSEEEIDTAITKIAEKLNADYENERPVFLSVLNGSFMFTSEVMKKFKRECDIQFVKLGSYQGTESTGDVRTLIGLNKSLAGKKVVILEDIVDTGGTLQELDKILREKNVSDYKVATLFYKPSMYRGSINIDYAGIEIPNEFIVGYGLDYDGLGRNLTAVYKRKS